A window of Bacillus toyonensis BCT-7112 genomic DNA:
CGTATGGTTAAATAATTCAGAACGACTATCTAAACGATCACGGTAGCTCATCTTTATCACCTCGTGTAGGAAGTTAATTTTTTAGGCTGTACCTGTACTACTCTTCCTGCTGATTTGCAGCACGCATACGTTCTTGTGGGTGCGTGTTAATTGTGCCGTTAGGTCGTTTCGAAGCGAAGCGTGATTTCGCTTTCGGCTGACCGTCGATTTTGCTGTTGTTTTTTGACTCAGACCAAAATTCGGCTTGTTTACCCATTGCGAACGCCCTCCTCATCATCAGTTGATACCTCTTTAAGAAGTATCACTTATAGAATGTGCAAAATAGAAGAAACTATCCTTTAGAAATGAAGGGATAAATAGGTAAAAGGAGATTAGAACATGAATGATATTTATGAAGCATTAACGAAAGAATTATTAGACAAGAATGACAAGCTTTCTTACGGACAAGCTCGTGCGTGGGTTGAATTACTTTGGGAAGATTTTCAAACAACTTATGCGAAATCAGGTCGTTATCAAGGTGAGGAAATGACTGAGCAAGTAGTAAGAACATGGATTAATAATCATGGAGCGCGTCTTCATGAAATGCGTACAAATAATCCGAAATACAGCCATTTAATTAATCAAGAAGACCATTTAAAACATTAAAAAAGCGACTAAAGTCGCTTTTTTTAATGTGGAAGCAATTCCAGTTTCTTTCGAAGTTTTTCTTCGCTGAA
This region includes:
- a CDS encoding small, acid-soluble spore protein K, coding for MGKQAEFWSESKNNSKIDGQPKAKSRFASKRPNGTINTHPQERMRAANQQEE
- a CDS encoding YfhJ family protein; translation: MNDIYEALTKELLDKNDKLSYGQARAWVELLWEDFQTTYAKSGRYQGEEMTEQVVRTWINNHGARLHEMRTNNPKYSHLINQEDHLKH